The DNA window AGTTCTGGGAGCTGCCAGACGTGGCCATCAGGAGTAGAGGGGGCCCCTATGGGCCCCGGACTTGGACCCGGCAGACGGAGACGCGGCCGGCGCACCGTGCACGCTCACCAGAGCACCCGCAGCGTGGCGCTGGGCTGGCTCAGGCCCTGGCAGAGCTCCTGGACACCGGAGTCCCCCAGCTTGTTGTCGCTCATCTGCAGCTCCGCGAGGTGCTTGTTTTGGGTCAGCATCGTGCTGAAGTGGGGGCAGCACGCAGCCGTGAAGCTGCAGGACTTCACCCTGGGAGAGAGATGGACGTAGGGCCTGGCCGGAGCCCATTCCTCTGGGGCGCTCTGAGGCCCCAGAGGCCCTGAGCATGAGCCCCTCAACAGCTGCCCTCCAAGGACATTGAGCACCCGCTCCTCGCATGCCTGGCCTGCCCGCAGGCGCGGAGGCTGACCTGGGCCCTGCGCCCCGGGGCCCCAGCACCACTGTCATCCATCAGGTCCCCGCAGGCGCCATGCTCCTCACAGGCCTCCTGTCCCTGGCCACTGCCGGGCTGCGCTCACCACAGGGACTGCAGCTGGCATCCCGGCTCCTGCAGGCTCTCACACAACAGCCGAGCACCCTCGTCCCCCAGCGCGTTGCCCGCCAGGCTCAGCTCCTTCAGGCTCTCCTTGGCCCGGAGAACTTGGCACAGGTCTCTGCAGCCCGCAGTGGTGATGTCACAGTCCCAGAGCCTACAGGGCCAGGGGACACAGCCAGTCTCCTCAGGTACTCCCCGCCTGCCGGGGCCATGGCTCTCCGAGAAAGCAGGGTGCGCGCGGACTCACCAGAGGACCCTGAGCCGGGAGCTGGGGTGTAGCAGCACGGGGCACAGTGTGGCAATGCCCTGGTCACCCAGCTTGTTGTCACCCAGGTCCAGCTCCTGCAGTGAGGCCTTGGAGGCCACGACGCCACACAGGTCCTTACAGCTGGCCGACGTGAGCCCGCAGTTCTCCAGCCTGGAGGACAGGAGCCAGCTGGGCTGGGAAGGCCCCACGACccgccccacccagccccacccagccctccccagccctccccagccctcccctgcaCATACTTGAGTGTCTCCAGCTGGCAGGCAGAGTCCACCAGGCCCTGACACAGTGCCCGCACGCCAGCCTCGCCGATGTCATTGTTGCTCACTGCAAGCTCCTTGATGTGCCTCTGGGCCCTGAGCGCTGCAGCCAGGGGCTCGCAGCTGGCGGCCGTCAGGTTGCAGTATTCCAGCCTGGGGACAGGCAGGTGTCGGGAGCTCCGGCCAAGGGAGCTCGGTCTGGGTCTCCTCTCCCACCCCGGGCTGCCGGGCAGGCCCAGCAGTGGCTAAGGGGCCATCTCCTTGCAGGGTGGGTGCTCAGGGCCTCCTGGAACCCGGCTGCCAACCACGAGCCCAACCCCAAGCCTGGGATTCACTGGACCCAGAAAAAAGATGCCCGTCTATCGATCTGGGTCTGGCTTCCTTCCTCCATTGCTGAGCCCGTCAGCACACTTCTGGTGGCCAGGCCACCCCACACTGGATGTGGGGTTACAGGCCACTTTCCCGCTGTTGGGCCACAGC is part of the Suricata suricatta isolate VVHF042 chromosome 11, meerkat_22Aug2017_6uvM2_HiC, whole genome shotgun sequence genome and encodes:
- the RNH1 gene encoding ribonuclease inhibitor; the encoded protein is MDLIIQCQDLSDAQWTELLPRIQQCQVVRLDDCGLTEARCKDICSALQANPSLTELSLCSNELGDAGVQLVLQGLQSPSCKVQKLSLRNCCLTDTGCGVLPDVLCSLSTLRELQLSDNVLGDAGLRLLCKGLVDPQCHLERLQLEYCNLTAASCEPLAAALRAQRHIKELAVSNNDIGEAGVRALCQGLVDSACQLETLKLENCGLTSASCKDLCGVVASKASLQELDLGDNKLGDQGIATLCPVLLHPSSRLRVLWLWDCDITTAGCRDLCQVLRAKESLKELSLAGNALGDEGARLLCESLQEPGCQLQSLWVKSCSFTAACCPHFSTMLTQNKHLAELQMSDNKLGDSGVQELCQGLSQPSATLRVLWLGDCDVANSGCTSLAALLAAGRSLRELDLSNNCMDDLGIRRLMESLERPDCALEQLVLYDIYWTQQTEDALRALTERRPGLRIIS